A window of the Diceros bicornis minor isolate mBicDic1 chromosome 12, mDicBic1.mat.cur, whole genome shotgun sequence genome harbors these coding sequences:
- the ALKAL2 gene encoding ALK and LTK ligand 2, whose amino-acid sequence MRGPGRPLLLGLLLVLGAAGPGRGVAEPREAADGQTLLRLIVEIVQELRKYQSGEAKRPPLWGQEDYALGRREVADYGADPEEQRVEIVPRDLRMKDKFLKHLTGPLYFSPKCSRHFHRLYHNTRDCTIPAYYKRCARLLTRLAVSPVCMEG is encoded by the exons ATGCGCGGACCCGGGCGCCCCCTCCTCCTGGGGCTGCTGCTCGTGCTGGGGGCGGCGGGGCCCGGCCGGGGAGTCGCGGAGCCCCGGGAGGCCGCGGACGGGCAGACCCTGCTGCGGCTCATCGTGGAGATCGTCCAGGAGCTCAGGAAGTACCAGTCTGGCGAGGCCAAGAGGCCGCCGCTGTGGGGCCAGGAGGACTACGCGCTGGGCCGCAGGGAGGTCGCGGACTACGGGGCGGATCCGGAGGAGCAGAGAGTGG AAATTGTTCCTCGAGACCTAAGGATGAAGGACAAGTTTTTAAAGCATCTTACAG GTCCTCTTTATTTCAGTCCGAAGTGCAGCAGACACTTCCACAGACTCTACCACAACACCAGAGACTGCACCATCCCGGCAT ACTATAAAAGATGTGCCAGGCTTCTCACCCGGCTTGCTGTCAGTCCAGTGTGCATGGAGGGATAA